GCGGCGGGGGCGGTTCTCCGGGCGGTCACGGTCCGCTGTGCACGACGGACGCCCAGAACAGCGGTTCGCGGTAGCGCTCGTGTCCGCGCAGGGTCGCGATCGCCCGGTGCAGGGCGTGCGCGGCGTCCGGGGCGCCGGGGGTGCCGAGCTGCCGGTAGACCTCGTGGGCGAGCAGCGGGGCCATGCGGTCCTCCACGGTCCACAGGCTGCCGATCACCTGCCGGTAGCCGCAGAGCTGGAAGGCGGAGGCGACGGAGACGACCTCGTCGGCCAGTTCCGTGCCGGGGGCGGCGCTGTGGCAGGCGGACAGGTAGGCGAACTCGGCGTGCGGCAGCCGCTCGGCGGCCAGTTCCCGCAGGGCGAGGTCGCCGCCGTGCAGCAGGAGCCGGCTGTGGGAGGGGTCGGCGGGATCCCGTACGCCGTGGCAGGCGAGGTGGGCGTGGGTGTGGGTGCGCAGGGCGGCCAGCACGGCCCGGGGTGTGGCTGCGGCGTCCCGCAGTTCGGCCCGGGGGCCGGGGAGCAGGCGGGTGGCGGTCAGCTCGTCGTCGAGGGCGGCCAGGGGCGGGTGGCTGCCGCCCGCGTCCACGGTGACGGCGACGAGGGACGCCCGGCCGGGTTCGGGTGCGGGGGTGTCGCGGGCGTGGAGCAGGGAGCCGAGGGTGGGGACGTAGGAGGAGACGACCCGGTCGTGGGTGTACACGGAGCCGGGCTCGCCCTCGCCCTCCAGGAGTGCCGCGTGCAGCGGCAGCAGGGACAGGACCCCGGTCGGGCACCACCACAGTCTGGGCGGGGCCTCGCCGGGGCGCGGGGGGCGGTCGAGATCCAGCCGGGCGAGCACGGGTGCGACGATCCGCTCCCCCAGCCACCGCAGCGTCCCCTTCATCCGCTGGTCGGCGGCGAACTTCTCACCGCTCAGGACGTCCGGCGCGGCCAGCGTCCGCACGGCGGCGTGGAAGGCGTCGGCCCGCTGCTCGATCTCCTCGTGGGTGACGCAGGGCAGCGGTACCGCCTCGACGACCGTGCGGTGGCGGTGGCGGTGCAGCACCAGGGCGGCGCAGCCCAGCGGGGAGACGTTGACGACGGCGACGGGCCCGTGGGCCGCAGCGGTCCTCAGCCGTGTCCAGTCGGGCGGCCGGTGGAAGCGGCCGAAGCCGGGCAGGGCACGGATCCGCGGGAGGAGCCGGTCGAACTCGGCGGCGGCCGCCCTGCGCTGTTCCGGATCGCGCCGCGGTGCGATCAGTTCCGCGCAGACCCGTTCGTAGCGGCGGGCGAGTTCCGGGGATACGGCGCGCAGGGCGTCGTGCCGCCCGCGCAGGTGCAGGCCCTGCGCGAGCAGGACACCGCGCCCCTGCTCCAGCCGGATCAGCGCCTCGCGCGGCCGGCCCGCGGCGATCTCCACGGCCGCCGCGGCGGTGGCCAGCGAGGACACCTCGCGCAGCCGTACCTCCTGGGAGGCCCTGCCCAGCGCTCGTCCGGTGAGTTTGGGGAGCAGGTCGGCGAGCGCCACACCGAAGGCGGTACGTGCCTGGTCCCGGTCTCCGAGCGTCATGCAGGTGACGCCCCACAGCGCGGCGCACGCCACTCGGGTGCG
Above is a genomic segment from Streptomyces glaucescens containing:
- a CDS encoding CHAT domain-containing protein yields the protein MTAPDEAAPFLHTPPEAVLDRGTHARMAGLLYDHRERLTVGRAGRTGGTGADGGSDVLDVVYLVACYYFARYRHVPDAERDWNRHACTFLFGIVHAVRPEIVPQPLRGYFAEEPPTVVPPYEIVHAVGSALRLACVPAGDRGAILQATALLLWAREEARGSASAPHIAFNAGSALTELAGVGGDEHDPERTRAAGLGLMREAIAALPPADPARRQMLVILRGIQATAPPPRHPEGSVTAEWSEYLRDGDPDRLDRIVHRLRAAVDAPATGEPARTHRRVELAQALRMRFEAEGELTDLDDSVSHLTEALAGPLTDDERATAHSFLGLTHLDRYAASGDLADLEAATEAVRHPSVSRAAASPAHAQRLTNLAAVLTARFDAWGDVSELDEAVRHLEYAVSAAPPGQHDRPVMLIKLAVALWKRGLRTARDTDLDTAETLLRQVAGEPTDTGPNQQLARWELGKLLRTRGLSRHAVSDLVEAVTQYRTTALAPGQDVRTRVACAALWGVTCMTLGDRDQARTAFGVALADLLPKLTGRALGRASQEVRLREVSSLATAAAAVEIAAGRPREALIRLEQGRGVLLAQGLHLRGRHDALRAVSPELARRYERVCAELIAPRRDPEQRRAAAAEFDRLLPRIRALPGFGRFHRPPDWTRLRTAAAHGPVAVVNVSPLGCAALVLHRHRHRTVVEAVPLPCVTHEEIEQRADAFHAAVRTLAAPDVLSGEKFAADQRMKGTLRWLGERIVAPVLARLDLDRPPRPGEAPPRLWWCPTGVLSLLPLHAALLEGEGEPGSVYTHDRVVSSYVPTLGSLLHARDTPAPEPGRASLVAVTVDAGGSHPPLAALDDELTATRLLPGPRAELRDAAATPRAVLAALRTHTHAHLACHGVRDPADPSHSRLLLHGGDLALRELAAERLPHAEFAYLSACHSAAPGTELADEVVSVASAFQLCGYRQVIGSLWTVEDRMAPLLAHEVYRQLGTPGAPDAAHALHRAIATLRGHERYREPLFWASVVHSGP